The following coding sequences lie in one Kribbella sp. NBC_00709 genomic window:
- a CDS encoding ABC transporter ATP-binding protein, protein MRLSLQGIGVTIDTRPIVAEVSLTVEPGEFVALVGPNGSGKSTLLRTVYRALKPTHGAVMLDDDDVWRMPARQAAQLRAVVTQHQSMSADFTVDEIVAMGRSPHKGLLDRETGTDRRISTEALERVGMAASADRLFATLSGGERQRVLVARALAQQAPLVVLDEPTNHLDVRAQLELLNLVQELGVATLAALHDLDHAASHADRVAVLDRGRLIAQGPPLEVLTASLVAEVFGVQAHIGPHPIHGRPHIAVAPLPAQRSPRRSVTTLGKER, encoded by the coding sequence ATGCGTCTGAGTCTGCAGGGGATCGGCGTCACCATCGACACCCGGCCGATCGTTGCCGAGGTCTCCCTCACGGTCGAACCGGGGGAGTTCGTCGCCCTTGTCGGCCCGAACGGCTCCGGAAAGTCGACGCTGCTTCGCACGGTCTACCGTGCCCTGAAGCCCACGCACGGAGCGGTGATGCTGGACGACGACGACGTCTGGCGGATGCCTGCTCGGCAGGCCGCGCAGCTGCGGGCGGTTGTCACGCAGCATCAGTCGATGAGCGCTGACTTCACGGTGGACGAGATTGTCGCGATGGGCCGCAGCCCGCATAAGGGGCTGCTGGACCGCGAGACTGGCACCGACCGGAGGATCAGCACGGAGGCCCTCGAGCGGGTCGGAATGGCCGCGTCCGCAGATCGCCTGTTCGCCACCTTGTCCGGCGGCGAGCGACAGCGGGTGCTGGTCGCCCGGGCGCTCGCGCAACAGGCGCCGCTGGTCGTGCTGGACGAGCCGACCAACCACCTGGACGTCAGGGCCCAGCTCGAACTGCTCAACCTGGTTCAGGAGCTCGGCGTCGCGACCCTGGCCGCGCTCCACGATCTCGATCATGCCGCCAGCCATGCGGACCGGGTCGCGGTCCTGGATCGTGGCCGGCTGATTGCGCAGGGACCGCCGCTGGAGGTTCTGACGGCGTCCTTGGTCGCCGAGGTCTTCGGCGTACAGGCGCACATCGGTCCGCACCCGATCCACGGCCGCCCGCACATCGCGGTCGCCCCACTTCCGGCACAGAGGTCGCCGCGGCGTAGCGTAACCACGTTGGGGAAGGAACGATGA
- a CDS encoding cytochrome c oxidase assembly protein, whose amino-acid sequence MTISVTSSAARATRPVHKWLVRYVVLLAGVAIAIPMVVAVAVGADSYLSIARDDPGRTTSLVATGLRAVADLASLVTVGALASALLTGRLKPLREKGSRRQLEIHEWLEPKILRRAGAIWVAAAGLLVFVDSADSNGYSLSRLADGHAVRFALFSGDAGRAWMISCLAAIVAAATGMISVSWVRYLIALWAAVVGSLAPVVVGQVLVGPRHDFGSDAAICQTVAGQILFGVLVVQLLRLATARRVRVRDRLHWRQSAVLLLGVLFVGELVLAWVKLVGPSPLATSTARLELLRLLGLVLLASGLILTFRDKLVAGAATAATGAAAFVTGGLAMTRIPPPQFFVPTSISQIFFGFDLTGPPSVASLAGQWRPNLLFAVAAVVAVVAYLAAVLRVRRRGERWPILRTVAWVIGWVLVVAVTSSGLGKYSGTDFAVHMAVHMTLSMLVPLPLVLGGPITLALRALPAASKDQQAGPHEWIVAVLHSRALQALCHPLLVFGIYIGSYYSLYLTDAFGTLMKFHWAHQLMNAHFLLFGCLYFGLVIGVDPTPRRLPSLAKLGFLFAAMPFHAFFGVILMSGGTIVGKTFYEYLESPWRPDLAHTQQVAGGIAWAGGEIPLVIVVIVLALQWAIQDGKDARRIDRHLDSGLDDSYEAYNAMLERLARRTGADTGRSGEPS is encoded by the coding sequence ATGACGATCTCGGTGACATCTAGCGCGGCACGTGCCACGCGTCCCGTGCACAAGTGGCTGGTCCGGTACGTCGTCCTGCTGGCCGGCGTGGCGATTGCGATACCGATGGTTGTGGCGGTCGCGGTCGGTGCGGACAGTTACCTGTCGATTGCGCGGGACGATCCCGGACGTACGACGTCGTTGGTGGCGACCGGTCTGCGCGCGGTCGCCGACCTGGCATCGCTCGTCACGGTGGGCGCACTGGCTTCTGCCCTACTGACCGGCAGGCTGAAACCGCTGCGGGAGAAGGGCTCGCGGCGGCAGTTGGAGATCCACGAGTGGCTGGAGCCGAAGATCCTGCGCCGCGCCGGTGCCATTTGGGTCGCCGCCGCGGGTCTGCTCGTGTTCGTGGACTCCGCCGATTCCAACGGTTACTCGCTGTCCAGGCTCGCCGACGGACACGCCGTACGCTTTGCCCTGTTCTCCGGGGACGCCGGCCGCGCCTGGATGATCAGTTGTCTGGCCGCGATCGTTGCCGCGGCGACCGGGATGATCAGTGTCAGCTGGGTGCGTTATCTGATCGCGCTCTGGGCCGCGGTCGTCGGCTCGCTCGCTCCGGTGGTGGTCGGTCAGGTTCTGGTAGGTCCACGCCATGACTTCGGCAGCGATGCGGCGATCTGCCAGACAGTCGCGGGCCAGATCTTGTTCGGCGTTCTCGTCGTCCAACTGCTCCGGTTGGCGACCGCGCGCCGAGTCAGGGTGCGGGACCGGCTGCACTGGCGGCAGTCCGCCGTACTACTGCTCGGTGTGTTGTTCGTCGGCGAGCTGGTACTGGCGTGGGTCAAGCTGGTGGGTCCGTCGCCGTTGGCCACGAGCACCGCGCGGCTCGAACTGCTGCGCCTGCTCGGCCTCGTGCTGCTCGCCAGTGGTCTGATCCTCACCTTCCGCGACAAACTGGTCGCCGGGGCGGCCACCGCGGCGACGGGTGCTGCCGCGTTCGTGACGGGCGGCCTCGCGATGACGCGGATTCCGCCGCCGCAGTTCTTCGTCCCTACCTCGATCAGCCAGATCTTCTTCGGCTTCGATCTGACCGGTCCGCCGAGTGTCGCCTCGCTGGCCGGGCAGTGGCGCCCGAACCTGCTGTTCGCGGTTGCGGCCGTGGTCGCCGTGGTGGCCTATCTTGCGGCCGTGCTGCGCGTTCGGCGCAGGGGCGAGCGCTGGCCGATCCTCAGGACCGTCGCCTGGGTGATCGGGTGGGTGCTGGTGGTGGCGGTGACGAGCTCCGGCCTCGGGAAGTACTCGGGTACGGACTTCGCCGTGCACATGGCCGTCCACATGACGCTGAGCATGCTGGTGCCGTTGCCGCTGGTACTGGGCGGTCCGATCACGTTGGCGCTCCGTGCGTTGCCTGCGGCAAGCAAAGATCAGCAGGCGGGTCCACACGAGTGGATCGTCGCGGTCCTGCACAGCCGGGCACTGCAGGCACTGTGCCACCCGCTGCTGGTGTTCGGGATCTACATCGGTTCGTACTACAGCCTGTACCTGACCGATGCGTTCGGGACCCTGATGAAGTTCCATTGGGCCCACCAACTGATGAACGCGCACTTCCTGCTGTTCGGCTGCCTGTACTTCGGGTTGGTCATCGGTGTGGACCCGACGCCGCGGCGTCTGCCGTCGTTGGCGAAGCTCGGCTTCCTGTTCGCCGCCATGCCGTTCCACGCCTTCTTCGGGGTGATCCTGATGTCCGGAGGCACGATCGTCGGGAAGACGTTCTACGAGTATCTCGAGTCGCCATGGCGGCCGGACCTGGCCCATACCCAGCAGGTGGCCGGTGGGATCGCCTGGGCCGGCGGGGAGATCCCGCTGGTCATCGTCGTCATCGTGCTCGCGCTGCAGTGGGCGATCCAGGACGGCAAGGATGCGCGCCGGATCGACCGGCACCTGGACAGCGGACTCGACGACTCCTACGAGGCCTACAACGCCATGCTCGAACGGCTGGCCCGCCGTACGGGCGCCGACACCGGAAGGTCCGGAGAACCATCGTGA
- a CDS encoding heavy metal translocating P-type ATPase → MTLIQSSRSDLTTAEVGTVELTIGGMTCAACANRVERALNKLDGVSASVNYATERAVVTGSGADLAERATAAVDRAGYDAAVRDPETDDDYAGRVSAQRVKSLRRRLVVATLLSIPLMDATIILGMLPSLRFPGWEVVCLAMAVPVVGWAAYPFHRATVRNLRHRAVSMDTLVSLGILVSFGWAVVSLLWPAAPGQGSVRWPFVGSVPLDTGSLYLDVAAGMTVFQLAGRYFETRSRRRAADVFGVLSRLASPIARVLRDGQETEVPTGEVVRGDLVVVRAGETLPVDGTVVEGVAALDTSVVTGEPVPRTVRPGDAVVGGTISTDGRLVLTATAVGARTQLAQMAAVAEQAQERKARIQHTVDRVITWFVPSVIAVAGAVAVGWVMSGAPLQQALSTGIAVLVIACPCALGLATPTALMVGIGRGAMLGILIKGQDALEASGVIDTIVLDKTGTLTTGEMSVDSVLLIGSLDEATILRYAASVEHASEHPIARAVERRAAIDAVEPSPVTDFELFPGLGAAGAVDGHRVLVGSSALLAAQGLQPMESPPDGAFVVVAVDGRPEGVLTLTDRIRPSAPQAIDALHRQGLRTVLLTGDTVTVAEAVARELAIDDVRAEVLPADKAAVIAALQTDGRRVAMVGDGINDAAALATADLGLALVTGTDIALKSADIVLVREHLLVVPEAIALARRTRQTIHRNLVWAFAYNLAAVPVAAAGLLNPLIAAAAMSLSSLLVTHNSLRLRDFGRQAEEPENPVTD, encoded by the coding sequence GTGACCCTGATCCAATCCAGCCGCTCGGACCTCACGACCGCAGAGGTAGGCACCGTCGAGCTGACCATCGGCGGCATGACCTGCGCAGCGTGCGCGAACCGGGTCGAGCGGGCGCTCAACAAGCTCGACGGCGTCTCGGCCAGTGTCAACTACGCGACCGAACGGGCCGTCGTCACCGGTTCGGGAGCGGACCTCGCCGAGCGCGCGACCGCCGCCGTCGACCGAGCCGGGTACGACGCGGCGGTGCGCGACCCCGAGACCGACGATGACTATGCCGGGCGGGTGAGTGCGCAACGCGTGAAGTCCCTGCGGCGACGGCTTGTCGTCGCCACCTTGCTGTCGATTCCGTTGATGGACGCGACCATCATCCTCGGGATGCTGCCGTCGCTGCGGTTCCCGGGCTGGGAAGTGGTTTGCCTGGCCATGGCGGTGCCCGTTGTCGGCTGGGCGGCGTACCCGTTCCATCGCGCGACCGTCCGCAACCTTCGGCATCGCGCGGTCAGCATGGACACGCTGGTGTCACTCGGGATCCTGGTGTCGTTCGGCTGGGCGGTGGTCTCGCTGCTGTGGCCGGCCGCGCCGGGACAAGGATCGGTGCGCTGGCCGTTCGTCGGCTCGGTGCCACTGGACACCGGCAGTCTGTATCTCGACGTGGCCGCCGGGATGACCGTGTTCCAATTGGCCGGGCGATACTTCGAGACGCGCTCGCGGCGGCGGGCGGCGGACGTCTTCGGAGTACTGAGCCGACTAGCCAGCCCGATAGCCCGGGTACTGCGTGACGGTCAGGAGACCGAGGTGCCGACCGGTGAAGTGGTCCGGGGTGATCTGGTCGTGGTTCGCGCAGGCGAGACCCTGCCGGTCGACGGCACTGTGGTCGAGGGCGTGGCCGCTCTGGACACGAGCGTCGTCACCGGTGAACCGGTGCCCAGAACCGTACGACCTGGCGACGCGGTCGTCGGCGGCACCATCAGCACCGACGGACGCCTGGTGCTGACCGCCACGGCAGTCGGCGCGCGGACCCAGCTCGCCCAGATGGCCGCCGTCGCGGAGCAGGCCCAGGAGCGCAAGGCGCGGATCCAGCACACGGTCGACCGGGTGATCACCTGGTTCGTGCCATCGGTGATCGCGGTGGCAGGAGCCGTCGCGGTCGGCTGGGTCATGTCCGGTGCGCCGTTGCAACAGGCCCTGTCGACGGGTATCGCCGTGCTGGTGATCGCGTGTCCGTGCGCCCTCGGACTCGCAACGCCGACGGCGCTGATGGTTGGCATCGGTCGGGGCGCCATGCTCGGCATCCTGATCAAAGGGCAGGATGCGCTGGAGGCCAGTGGAGTCATCGACACCATCGTCCTGGACAAGACCGGCACGCTCACCACGGGCGAGATGTCGGTGGACAGCGTGCTCTTGATCGGTTCCTTGGATGAGGCAACAATCCTGCGGTACGCCGCCTCCGTCGAGCACGCCTCCGAGCACCCGATCGCCCGTGCGGTCGAGCGCCGCGCCGCGATCGACGCTGTGGAGCCGTCCCCGGTCACCGACTTCGAGCTATTTCCAGGGCTCGGCGCGGCGGGCGCTGTCGATGGCCACCGGGTACTGGTCGGCAGTTCCGCGCTGCTCGCGGCTCAAGGCCTGCAACCGATGGAATCGCCGCCGGACGGGGCGTTCGTCGTGGTCGCAGTCGACGGCCGGCCCGAAGGTGTTCTGACACTCACCGACCGGATCCGGCCCAGCGCCCCGCAAGCAATCGATGCACTGCACCGCCAGGGCCTGCGAACGGTGCTGCTCACTGGCGACACAGTCACGGTCGCTGAGGCAGTCGCGCGGGAACTGGCGATCGACGACGTCCGGGCCGAGGTCCTGCCTGCCGACAAGGCAGCAGTGATCGCCGCACTTCAAACAGACGGCAGACGGGTGGCGATGGTCGGCGACGGCATCAACGACGCTGCGGCGCTGGCCACCGCCGACCTCGGGCTCGCGCTGGTCACCGGTACCGACATCGCCTTGAAGTCGGCCGACATCGTCCTGGTCCGTGAACACCTGTTGGTCGTCCCCGAGGCCATTGCGCTGGCACGACGTACCCGGCAGACCATTCACCGCAACCTGGTGTGGGCGTTTGCGTACAACCTCGCCGCCGTACCTGTCGCGGCCGCTGGGCTGCTGAACCCGTTGATCGCGGCCGCCGCGATGTCGCTGTCCTCGCTGCTCGTCACCCACAACAGCCTCCGGCTCCGCGACTTCGGCCGGCAAGCCGAGGAGCCGGAGAATCCGGTCACCGATTGA
- a CDS encoding DUF929 family protein yields MSSRVQKKAAARERVAAQLAAQQRAERRRRLLLAIGAVVLVVVIVAGLVTIRLVGGGKKTATGGSGTADSQIMAALTSIPDSTFSAVGTDGVQAAPSAIDAPALTADGKPRVLYIGAEFCPYCAAERWPVTVALSRFGTFSNLGTTHSAGADVFPNTATLSFHGATYTSQYLSFTGVETTTNEQVGGQYKPLDTPTAEDQKIFDTYNKPPYVQSGGSIPFVALGGKYVGSGATLSPEALAGKTQAQIADALKDSSSPIAKAVNASSLVYTAAICELTGNQPSKVCSTDAVTAAAGKLGKS; encoded by the coding sequence ATGAGCAGTCGCGTGCAAAAGAAGGCGGCAGCCAGGGAGCGGGTCGCCGCGCAACTTGCTGCCCAGCAGCGAGCGGAACGACGACGCCGCCTGCTGCTGGCGATCGGAGCAGTGGTGCTCGTAGTCGTGATCGTGGCCGGACTGGTGACGATCCGCCTCGTTGGAGGTGGCAAGAAGACCGCCACCGGCGGATCCGGCACTGCCGACTCTCAGATCATGGCGGCCCTGACCTCGATCCCGGACTCGACCTTCTCGGCGGTCGGGACCGACGGTGTGCAGGCTGCACCGTCCGCCATCGACGCACCGGCTCTGACCGCCGACGGCAAGCCGCGGGTCCTCTACATCGGCGCTGAGTTCTGCCCGTACTGCGCCGCGGAGCGCTGGCCGGTGACCGTCGCACTGTCCCGGTTCGGCACCTTCAGCAACCTCGGTACGACGCACTCCGCCGGCGCCGACGTTTTCCCGAACACAGCGACCCTCTCGTTCCACGGCGCGACGTACACCAGCCAATACCTGAGCTTCACCGGTGTGGAGACCACGACGAACGAGCAGGTCGGTGGGCAGTACAAGCCGTTGGACACGCCAACGGCCGAGGACCAGAAGATCTTTGACACCTACAACAAGCCGCCGTACGTCCAAAGCGGCGGTTCGATCCCGTTCGTCGCCCTCGGCGGCAAATACGTCGGGTCCGGGGCGACCCTCAGCCCGGAGGCCCTGGCCGGCAAGACTCAGGCGCAGATCGCGGACGCACTGAAGGACTCGTCCAGCCCGATCGCCAAGGCCGTCAACGCGTCTTCGCTGGTGTACACCGCCGCGATCTGCGAGCTCACCGGCAACCAGCCCAGCAAGGTCTGCAGCACCGACGCCGTCACAGCAGCCGCCGGCAAGCTAGGGAAGAGCTGA
- a CDS encoding ABC transporter ATP-binding protein has protein sequence MLIAKDLWFRYHESWVVEGTSLSVEPGEFVGLFGPSGSGKSTIGRLLAGLLTPQRGQITIDPRQRGPHPVQLVLQHPERAMNPHWKVRDILTESGATRGEIDTIDPELVRPTWLDRFPHEISGGELQRVNLARALLTHPRYLVADEITASVDALTQARIWHLLLNQAHTHNIGVLAISHDPDLLTAVTERTIDLAKSSH, from the coding sequence ATGCTGATCGCCAAAGACCTCTGGTTCCGCTACCACGAGTCCTGGGTGGTCGAAGGTACGTCGCTGTCCGTCGAACCCGGCGAGTTCGTCGGACTCTTCGGACCCAGCGGCTCCGGCAAGAGCACTATCGGCCGCCTGCTCGCCGGCCTCCTCACACCACAACGCGGCCAGATCACCATCGACCCCCGCCAGCGCGGCCCGCACCCGGTGCAACTCGTCCTCCAGCACCCCGAACGGGCCATGAACCCGCACTGGAAGGTCCGCGACATCCTGACTGAAAGCGGCGCCACCCGCGGCGAGATCGACACAATCGATCCCGAGCTCGTTCGCCCAACCTGGCTCGACCGCTTCCCCCATGAAATCAGCGGCGGTGAGCTCCAACGAGTCAACCTCGCCCGAGCCCTCCTGACCCACCCCCGCTACCTCGTCGCCGACGAAATCACCGCCAGCGTCGACGCCCTCACCCAAGCCCGAATCTGGCACCTTCTCCTCAACCAGGCCCACACCCACAACATCGGCGTACTAGCCATCTCCCACGACCCCGACCTACTCACAGCCGTGACCGAACGGACGATCGACCTCGCCAAGTCCAGCCACTAG
- a CDS encoding ATP-binding cassette domain-containing protein, whose translation MTTLLTIQELKISFSQYTRGLRRREVVALSGMDLSADRGQVVALVGASGAGKTLLAHAVLGMLPSNASETGVVTYDGTVIDPAARRRLAGREIALLPQSVDYLDPLATIGRQVRRSAELAGRTDPDRVAADALEARGLGREVLRRYPHELSGGMIRRVLVTMATMGDPHLILADEPTPGLPAKDVAAVLADFRALADAGRAVVLITHELRGALEIADALVICHDGKTIETATPAAFTDGTLQHPYTKALWRALPANGFTVPEAQPC comes from the coding sequence GTGACCACGCTCTTGACGATCCAGGAACTGAAGATCTCCTTCAGCCAGTACACCCGTGGGCTCCGCCGCCGCGAGGTTGTCGCCCTGTCCGGCATGGACCTCAGCGCCGACCGCGGCCAGGTCGTCGCCCTCGTCGGAGCCTCTGGAGCCGGCAAGACTCTGCTCGCCCATGCCGTCCTCGGGATGCTCCCATCGAACGCGTCCGAGACCGGCGTCGTGACGTACGACGGCACCGTCATCGACCCCGCAGCCCGCCGACGACTCGCGGGTCGGGAGATCGCCCTGCTTCCACAGTCGGTCGACTACCTGGACCCACTCGCGACCATCGGCCGCCAGGTACGCCGCTCGGCCGAGCTCGCCGGACGCACGGATCCTGATCGGGTCGCAGCCGACGCGTTGGAGGCCCGAGGACTTGGTCGCGAGGTGCTGCGTCGATATCCCCATGAGCTGTCCGGCGGGATGATCCGCCGGGTCCTCGTGACGATGGCGACGATGGGCGATCCGCACCTGATCCTCGCCGACGAGCCAACGCCGGGACTCCCGGCGAAGGACGTGGCCGCCGTCCTCGCCGATTTCCGCGCACTCGCCGACGCCGGGCGCGCCGTCGTACTCATCACTCACGAACTCCGCGGCGCACTCGAGATCGCCGACGCCCTGGTGATCTGCCACGACGGCAAGACCATCGAGACCGCCACGCCCGCCGCCTTCACCGACGGCACCTTGCAACACCCGTATACCAAGGCGCTCTGGCGGGCCCTTCCCGCCAACGGCTTCACCGTCCCGGAGGCCCAGCCATGCTGA
- a CDS encoding ABC transporter permease — protein MTDIVAGSTRPRRRLRDRRRRTVAFLTLAVVVVVGVVVAGTLSVDAAGTPHLSGRNLSPSWQHLFGTDRLGRDMLARVLSGLRLSLVVGVSAALVSGVLAVLMACAAAVGGRLVDRTVTWVVDLFLALPHLVLLILLAFALGGGTRAVIIAVAVTHWPSLTRILRGHARQVMSSDYVAIAQQLGRGRWWIARRHVAPQLIGHFLVGTVLLFPHAILHEAALSFLGLGVDPAKPSIGVLLAESMRFLSAGAWWLAVLPGLCLLVVVKLVDAIGENTRALVDPRSHHL, from the coding sequence ATGACCGACATTGTGGCCGGCAGCACCCGTCCCCGGCGTCGGCTGCGCGACCGGCGCCGCCGCACTGTCGCCTTCCTTACCCTGGCCGTCGTGGTGGTCGTCGGAGTCGTCGTCGCCGGAACCCTGTCCGTCGACGCCGCTGGTACGCCGCATCTCTCCGGGCGCAACCTGAGCCCGTCCTGGCAGCACCTGTTCGGAACCGATCGACTCGGCCGGGACATGCTCGCTCGCGTTCTCTCGGGACTCCGGCTCAGCCTGGTGGTCGGGGTCAGCGCAGCTCTGGTGTCCGGCGTACTCGCCGTACTGATGGCCTGCGCCGCAGCCGTCGGCGGCCGACTGGTCGACCGAACTGTCACCTGGGTGGTCGATCTCTTCCTCGCACTCCCCCACCTGGTGCTGCTCATTCTGCTGGCCTTCGCCCTCGGTGGTGGGACGCGCGCGGTCATCATCGCTGTCGCCGTCACCCATTGGCCGTCGCTGACCCGAATCCTGCGCGGCCACGCCCGTCAGGTCATGTCTTCGGACTACGTCGCGATCGCCCAACAGCTCGGCCGCGGTCGCTGGTGGATCGCTCGCCGACATGTCGCGCCGCAGCTCATCGGACACTTCCTGGTCGGCACCGTCCTTCTGTTCCCGCACGCGATCCTGCATGAGGCCGCCCTGTCGTTCCTCGGTCTCGGCGTCGACCCGGCCAAGCCGTCGATCGGCGTACTACTTGCCGAATCCATGCGCTTCCTCTCCGCCGGCGCGTGGTGGCTCGCCGTCCTGCCCGGCCTCTGCCTGCTTGTCGTCGTCAAACTGGTCGACGCGATCGGCGAGAACACCCGCGCCCTCGTCGACCCGAGGAGCCACCACCTGTGA
- a CDS encoding ABC transporter permease, with protein MALDLLSTTTEEAPPTRTLRRQRLLTALATRLIRLVLLLTAVAVASFALMSASPVDPVDAYVGGDIAAIGPEQRAQIAERWGLDDPPVERFGHWLGQIVRGDLGQSHTFNQPVVDVIANKFLTSLALMAVAWCLSGLIGFTLGLIAGVRRGRWADRVITWWAYTLASAPTFWVGLLLLYIFSVSLQWTPICCAVPVGTVASDVGLLDRLHHLLLPALTLSLVGIAPVVLHTRQATAVAMSSDYVAFARAQGERTLGLVVHRVLRNAAGPALLLQFSSLGELFGGSVLAEQVFSYPGLGAATTAAALGQDVPLLLAITLFTTVFVYSGNQLGDLLHTWLDPRTRRLEAAR; from the coding sequence ATGGCGCTGGACCTGTTGAGCACCACGACCGAGGAAGCACCGCCCACACGCACCCTGCGCCGACAGCGCCTTCTGACCGCGCTCGCCACCCGGCTGATCCGGCTGGTTCTCCTGCTGACGGCTGTTGCGGTCGCGTCCTTCGCGTTGATGTCTGCGTCGCCGGTAGACCCGGTCGACGCGTACGTCGGCGGCGACATCGCGGCGATCGGGCCAGAACAACGTGCCCAGATCGCCGAACGGTGGGGACTCGACGATCCGCCGGTCGAACGGTTCGGGCACTGGCTGGGGCAGATCGTCCGCGGCGACCTCGGTCAATCGCATACCTTCAACCAGCCCGTCGTCGACGTGATCGCGAACAAGTTCCTCACCAGCCTCGCGCTGATGGCCGTCGCGTGGTGCTTGTCCGGCCTGATCGGCTTCACCCTTGGCCTGATCGCCGGAGTACGCCGTGGCCGCTGGGCCGATCGCGTCATCACCTGGTGGGCCTACACCCTGGCGTCCGCGCCGACCTTCTGGGTGGGTCTCCTGCTTCTGTACATCTTCTCGGTCTCGCTGCAGTGGACCCCGATCTGCTGCGCCGTACCGGTCGGCACCGTCGCGAGTGATGTCGGTCTGCTGGATCGCCTGCACCACTTGTTGCTCCCGGCCCTTACCTTGAGCCTGGTCGGCATAGCGCCCGTCGTCCTGCACACCCGTCAAGCCACTGCTGTCGCGATGTCCAGCGACTACGTAGCCTTCGCCCGCGCACAAGGCGAACGCACACTCGGCCTGGTCGTTCATCGAGTACTACGCAACGCCGCCGGGCCGGCCCTGTTGCTCCAGTTCAGCTCTCTCGGCGAATTGTTCGGCGGATCCGTACTCGCCGAACAGGTCTTCTCCTACCCCGGCCTCGGCGCCGCGACCACAGCCGCCGCCCTGGGCCAGGACGTCCCGCTACTCCTCGCGATCACCTTGTTCACCACGGTTTTCGTCTACAGCGGCAACCAACTCGGCGACCTCCTTCACACCTGGCTCGATCCCCGCACCCGTCGACTCGAGGCGGCGCGATGA